One region of Priestia megaterium genomic DNA includes:
- a CDS encoding glycerate kinase, giving the protein MKIVIAPDSFKESLTALHVCEAVEKGIKAHFPDAEISKVPMADGGEGTVQSLVDATGGDIIQARVTGPLGKEVEAFYGILGDGNTAVIEMAAASGLHHVPVDKRNPLITTTRGTGELILKALDHKVKHIIIGIGGSATNDGGTGMAKALGAKLLDANGAEIKEGGGSLDQLASIDLTNLDSRLAEVKVEVACDVDNPLTGETGASAVFGPQKGATPDMVKQLDRNLAHYAAIVGKEMGIHIQSIPGAGAAGGLGGGLLAFLSAGLKPGVDIVIKATQLESYIKNADLVITGEGRIDGQTIYGKTPIGVAKTAKKHSVPVIAIAGSIGTGSEAVYEHGISALFSVVPGAVDLSEALEKASENIERTAKNVASVIRLGIK; this is encoded by the coding sequence ATGAAAATTGTGATTGCACCGGATTCATTTAAAGAAAGCTTAACGGCTTTGCATGTTTGTGAAGCGGTTGAAAAAGGAATAAAAGCCCATTTTCCAGACGCGGAGATTAGTAAAGTACCTATGGCAGATGGAGGAGAAGGAACTGTTCAGTCGCTTGTAGACGCAACGGGTGGAGATATTATACAAGCGCGAGTAACCGGACCTTTAGGTAAAGAGGTGGAAGCTTTTTACGGAATTCTTGGAGACGGCAACACGGCTGTTATTGAAATGGCAGCCGCTTCAGGTCTTCATCATGTCCCTGTCGATAAACGAAACCCGCTTATCACAACAACGCGAGGAACCGGCGAGCTCATTCTTAAAGCGTTAGATCACAAAGTAAAGCATATCATCATTGGCATCGGAGGAAGTGCTACAAATGATGGAGGAACTGGTATGGCAAAAGCTTTAGGGGCAAAGCTTCTTGATGCTAACGGAGCAGAAATTAAAGAAGGAGGAGGCAGTTTAGATCAGTTAGCCTCTATCGATCTGACAAACTTGGATTCTCGGCTTGCTGAAGTCAAAGTAGAAGTGGCGTGCGACGTAGACAATCCGTTAACGGGTGAAACCGGAGCATCCGCTGTGTTTGGTCCTCAAAAAGGTGCGACTCCTGATATGGTTAAACAGCTTGACCGTAATTTAGCTCATTACGCAGCGATTGTTGGAAAAGAAATGGGTATTCATATTCAAAGTATTCCTGGTGCCGGAGCGGCAGGAGGACTAGGAGGCGGCCTGCTGGCATTTTTATCTGCGGGGTTAAAGCCAGGTGTAGACATCGTCATTAAAGCAACTCAGCTAGAAAGCTATATTAAAAATGCCGATCTTGTCATTACCGGTGAAGGAAGAATAGATGGACAAACCATTTACGGAAAAACACCCATTGGCGTAGCCAAAACAGCAAAAAAGCATAGCGTTCCGGTGATAGCGATAGCAGGGAGCATTGGAACGGGAAGCGAAGCTGTATATGAACATGGTATTTCTGCGTTATTCAGCGTCGTGCCCGGAGCGGTCGATCTGTCAGAAGCGCTGGAAAAAGCGAGTGAAAACATTGAAAGAACGGCTAAAAACGTAGCGTCAGTTATACGCTTAGGCATCAAGTGA
- a CDS encoding HAD family hydrolase translates to MIKAVIFDLDGTLLDRDSSLKLFIQDQYERYSEELALIPKQEYTSRFIELDQKGYVWKDKVYEQLLNEYDLSNLTWEEMLDDYLHYFPAHCVPFLHMEDVLKELKKKGLLLGMITNGFTDFQWMNIKALGIDHYFDTILVSEQEGIKKPHKDIFLRALKALDVSAEESVYIGDHPENDVLGARGAGMHAVWKKGAFFDGSFTDSYIIEDLKELLNVMNEFQETC, encoded by the coding sequence ATGATTAAAGCCGTCATTTTTGATTTAGATGGGACACTATTAGACCGAGACAGTTCACTAAAGCTTTTTATTCAAGATCAGTACGAGAGATATAGTGAAGAACTAGCACTCATACCGAAGCAAGAGTACACATCTAGATTTATTGAGTTAGATCAAAAAGGCTACGTATGGAAAGATAAAGTATATGAGCAGCTTTTGAACGAATATGATCTTTCGAATCTGACGTGGGAGGAGATGCTAGATGATTACCTTCACTATTTTCCAGCTCACTGCGTTCCGTTTTTACATATGGAGGATGTACTAAAAGAGCTAAAGAAAAAAGGGTTGTTACTAGGCATGATCACAAATGGTTTTACGGACTTTCAGTGGATGAATATTAAGGCGCTTGGAATTGATCACTATTTTGATACCATACTTGTTTCCGAACAAGAAGGCATTAAAAAACCGCATAAAGATATCTTTTTGCGAGCATTAAAAGCGCTTGATGTGTCGGCTGAAGAAAGTGTATACATCGGGGATCATCCAGAAAATGATGTGCTTGGCGCAAGAGGCGCGGGCATGCATGCTGTATGGAAAAAAGGCGCTTTCTTTGACGGAAGTTTTACAGATTCATATATAATAGAGGATTTAAAAGAACTATTGAACGTTATGAATGAGTTTCAAGAGACCTGTTGA
- a CDS encoding DUF805 domain-containing protein, producing MRWYIKVLKNYGVFSGRASRTEYWMFVLVNFVISFILSFLQFVIDKPLFLPVIYSLLVAVPSLAVGARRLHDTGKSGWWQLITLVPLIGGIWLIVLFCQPSDPKENRFGTTAKAA from the coding sequence ATGAGATGGTACATAAAGGTGTTAAAAAATTACGGGGTATTTTCTGGTCGAGCAAGCCGAACTGAATACTGGATGTTTGTGTTAGTTAACTTTGTTATTTCATTTATTCTTTCGTTCCTTCAGTTCGTTATTGATAAGCCTCTTTTTCTTCCGGTTATCTATTCGTTATTGGTTGCAGTCCCTTCGTTAGCGGTAGGAGCAAGAAGGCTCCACGATACGGGAAAAAGCGGATGGTGGCAGCTCATTACATTGGTTCCACTTATCGGCGGTATTTGGCTAATTGTGTTATTCTGCCAGCCTAGCGATCCAAAAGAAAATCGTTTTGGTACAACAGCCAAAGCAGCATAA
- a CDS encoding GNAT family N-acetyltransferase, with product MKSQVRLLTDKELEEAAIIYTNVFSGSPWNEPWSINTAYARLYDISKTPGYIGIGYSHSENNKLIGFIVGNEEQWANYKTFYVNEICVLSSTQQTGIGTSLLSFLNELLIQKEVKEVYVSTERGKGKPERFFKKNGFVTHESRILMTVNVD from the coding sequence ATGAAAAGTCAAGTTCGTTTACTAACCGATAAAGAATTAGAAGAAGCAGCAATCATCTATACAAATGTTTTTAGTGGGTCACCGTGGAATGAGCCTTGGAGTATAAACACTGCTTATGCTCGTTTATACGATATCAGTAAAACTCCAGGTTACATAGGGATAGGTTACTCTCACAGTGAAAATAATAAACTCATAGGATTTATAGTAGGAAATGAAGAACAGTGGGCGAACTATAAGACGTTTTATGTAAATGAAATTTGTGTGTTAAGCAGCACTCAGCAAACTGGCATAGGAACGAGTCTTTTATCTTTCCTTAACGAGTTACTTATACAAAAAGAAGTGAAAGAAGTCTATGTGTCTACTGAAAGAGGCAAAGGCAAACCAGAACGTTTTTTTAAAAAGAACGGTTTTGTTACTCATGAATCTCGTATACTGATGACAGTAAATGTAGATTGA
- a CDS encoding DUF3951 domain-containing protein, with product MIFSLLVLAAILIVSIPLMIIIVKTVWHRKLPRNYYTPFDYLAAQTEEEFHEEQNERELEEKEGDVVNRKS from the coding sequence ATGATTTTTTCGCTACTAGTTTTAGCAGCTATTCTAATAGTGAGTATTCCGTTGATGATTATTATTGTTAAAACAGTTTGGCATCGAAAGCTTCCCCGTAATTACTATACGCCGTTTGATTATCTTGCTGCACAAACAGAAGAAGAGTTTCACGAAGAACAAAATGAACGAGAACTAGAAGAAAAAGAAGGAGATGTTGTAAACAGAAAGAGCTAA
- a CDS encoding iron-containing alcohol dehydrogenase, translating to MTVSKLVFTPLSYTGWGSLQQLLPEVKKYDPAHILIVTDPVLKDIGLVDKVSAPLIQNGYEVDVYADTTPEPPLALGEKLVSYAKSRKFDLVIGVGGGSALDLAKLTAVLAVHDGAVEEYLNLTGRKQISKKGLPKILIPTTSGTGSEVTNISVLSLESTKDVVTHDYLLADAAIVDPELTLSVPPKVTAATGVDALTHAVEAYISVNANPATDALALKAIRMISSSLRAAVEDGKDKEARTQMSYGSYLAGLAFFNAGVAGVHALAYPLGGQFHISHGESNAVLLPYVMGYIRSSCVTKMRDIFEALGGNATSLSTEEASYQCVKHLQSLIKDVGIPQTLRRFDIPESALQKLTEDGVQQKRILARSPLPLHEKDIRAIYQSAYDGAIVEPMH from the coding sequence ATGACTGTGTCAAAACTAGTTTTCACCCCTCTCAGCTACACAGGATGGGGATCACTTCAGCAACTGCTTCCGGAAGTAAAAAAATATGACCCTGCTCATATTTTAATCGTCACAGATCCCGTGTTAAAAGACATTGGACTTGTAGATAAAGTGAGTGCTCCTCTTATCCAAAATGGATACGAAGTAGATGTATACGCAGATACGACACCAGAGCCGCCTTTAGCGCTTGGTGAAAAACTCGTATCTTACGCAAAAAGCCGAAAATTTGATTTAGTCATTGGAGTGGGCGGCGGAAGCGCATTAGATTTAGCAAAACTTACGGCCGTTTTAGCCGTTCATGACGGAGCTGTAGAAGAATACTTGAACTTAACTGGTAGAAAACAAATTTCAAAAAAAGGTCTTCCTAAAATTTTAATTCCCACAACTTCCGGCACGGGCTCAGAAGTAACGAATATTTCTGTGCTGTCTCTTGAAAGCACAAAAGACGTTGTGACCCACGACTACTTGCTTGCGGACGCCGCGATTGTAGATCCCGAGCTTACGCTGAGCGTGCCTCCTAAAGTAACGGCGGCTACAGGGGTTGATGCATTAACTCATGCCGTTGAAGCTTATATATCAGTAAATGCAAATCCAGCAACAGACGCCTTAGCCCTAAAGGCTATACGCATGATCAGCTCTTCTTTAAGAGCAGCTGTAGAAGATGGCAAAGATAAAGAAGCGCGAACTCAGATGAGCTACGGAAGCTATTTAGCAGGTCTCGCTTTTTTTAACGCCGGTGTTGCTGGGGTTCATGCACTTGCATATCCGTTAGGTGGACAGTTTCATATTTCTCACGGTGAATCAAACGCCGTACTGCTTCCATACGTTATGGGCTATATCCGCAGCAGCTGCGTGACAAAAATGCGGGATATTTTTGAAGCACTAGGTGGAAACGCTACCTCTTTATCAACAGAAGAAGCTTCTTACCAGTGTGTAAAACACCTGCAGTCACTTATCAAAGACGTCGGAATTCCTCAGACTCTTCGCCGATTTGATATTCCAGAAAGTGCCCTTCAAAAGCTGACAGAAGATGGCGTCCAGCAAAAACGAATTCTCGCTCGCAGTCCTTTGCCTCTTCATGAAAAAGACATACGAGCTATTTACCAGTCGGCTTATGATGGAGCTATAGTGGAACCTATGCACTAA
- a CDS encoding GntP family permease, producing the protein MDVQVSALGAICALVIAIILILKKVAPAYGMIAGALIGGLIGGVNIADTVTLMIEGAQGIIPAVLRILAAGVLAGVLIESGAAAVIAETIVKKLGETKALLALALATLILTTVGVFVDVAVITVAPIALAIAKRTGMSKPAILLAMIGGGKAGNLMSPNPNAIAASDAFNIPLTSVMAAGIIPAIFGVAATYVVAKRLVKKGTMVQAEEIDTVDASSLPLFLTAIIAPIVTIVLLALRPLFDINVDPMVALPAGGIVGAIVMKKGKQLNTYAISGLGKMSGVAIMLLGTGTLAGIIANSQLKDVIIQGLSAIGLPAYVLAPVSGIFMSAATASTTAGTAVASQVFGSTILELGVSALAGAAMVHAGATVLDHLPHGSFFHATGGSVNMKIKERLKLIPYESLIGLIMAIVSTLIFGVLKLYG; encoded by the coding sequence ATGGACGTTCAAGTAAGCGCATTAGGCGCGATTTGTGCATTAGTAATTGCCATTATATTAATCTTAAAGAAAGTGGCTCCTGCATACGGAATGATAGCCGGAGCTTTAATAGGAGGACTGATAGGCGGAGTTAATATTGCTGATACCGTTACTTTAATGATTGAAGGAGCGCAAGGCATCATTCCTGCAGTGCTGCGGATTCTTGCAGCTGGGGTATTAGCCGGCGTATTAATAGAATCAGGTGCTGCAGCGGTTATAGCAGAAACCATTGTAAAAAAACTCGGGGAAACAAAAGCACTTTTAGCTCTAGCGCTAGCCACACTTATTCTTACGACAGTAGGCGTGTTTGTTGATGTTGCTGTGATCACAGTAGCCCCTATTGCTTTAGCTATTGCGAAACGTACGGGTATGTCAAAGCCTGCTATTTTACTAGCAATGATCGGAGGAGGAAAGGCAGGGAATTTAATGTCTCCTAATCCTAACGCCATTGCTGCTTCAGATGCATTTAATATTCCGCTTACATCCGTTATGGCCGCAGGGATTATTCCCGCTATATTCGGCGTAGCAGCTACTTATGTAGTAGCCAAACGATTAGTGAAAAAAGGAACAATGGTTCAAGCTGAAGAAATAGATACAGTGGATGCAAGCAGCTTGCCGCTGTTTTTAACAGCCATCATAGCGCCAATCGTTACCATCGTCCTGCTGGCGCTGCGTCCGCTTTTTGATATTAATGTTGATCCGATGGTTGCTCTTCCCGCAGGAGGGATTGTTGGTGCCATTGTGATGAAAAAAGGAAAACAGCTTAATACATACGCTATTTCAGGGTTAGGGAAAATGTCAGGTGTAGCCATTATGCTGCTTGGAACGGGGACATTAGCAGGAATCATTGCTAACTCTCAGCTAAAAGACGTGATCATTCAAGGCTTGTCTGCCATTGGGTTGCCTGCTTATGTTTTAGCACCGGTTTCAGGTATTTTTATGTCAGCCGCAACGGCTTCGACAACGGCAGGAACAGCAGTCGCAAGCCAAGTTTTTGGATCGACGATTTTAGAGCTAGGCGTTTCTGCTTTAGCCGGGGCTGCTATGGTTCATGCTGGAGCAACCGTACTTGATCACCTTCCGCACGGAAGCTTTTTCCACGCAACGGGCGGAAGTGTAAATATGAAAATAAAAGAACGTTTAAAATTAATCCCTTATGAATCGCTGATTGGACTCATTATGGCAATTGTATCCACGCTTATATTTGGTGTATTAAAGCTATACGGGTAA
- a CDS encoding sugar diacid recognition domain-containing protein: MLRYVTKELAQKIVCRTMEIIDCNINVMNEKGVIIGSGDKNRMDQIHEGALMVLKNGSSYEITQKQADTLRGAKPGVNLPIFFNGEIVGVVGLTGLPEQIRNYGELVRMAAEMIFQEMILIEEIQWDERLKEEVVHQLLQQEEPLDSLFFERANRFNINLYLPRMALIIKAENRHEVMKVVKKYIIANNDLYAMLPDGVVILKSIEAGSASSYAEQLEKQLRASGCPYKLSAGSVQADFKGLHVSYQQAKDTLSVGSKLHPEADFYCYSDYQIPVLLRQRAGFQENHDLLQYYEKLKEYDKKKELIETLTIYIEENGEGSTAAKKLFIHRNTLSYRLDKIQDITGKDPRKVKDLLELYVAMLLSKIS; encoded by the coding sequence ATGTTGAGATACGTAACAAAAGAATTAGCTCAGAAAATTGTGTGTAGAACAATGGAGATTATTGATTGCAACATTAACGTAATGAACGAAAAAGGAGTGATTATTGGGTCTGGTGACAAAAATCGAATGGATCAAATCCACGAAGGAGCGTTGATGGTATTAAAAAACGGCAGTTCCTACGAAATTACTCAGAAGCAGGCTGACACGCTGCGCGGAGCCAAACCGGGCGTGAATTTGCCTATTTTCTTTAACGGAGAAATTGTTGGAGTCGTGGGATTAACAGGACTGCCAGAACAGATTCGTAATTACGGAGAGCTTGTGCGTATGGCTGCTGAAATGATTTTTCAAGAAATGATTTTAATAGAGGAAATTCAGTGGGATGAACGATTAAAAGAAGAGGTGGTTCATCAGCTTCTTCAACAAGAAGAGCCGCTGGATTCCTTATTTTTTGAACGAGCGAATCGGTTTAATATTAACTTATACCTTCCAAGAATGGCACTAATTATTAAAGCTGAAAATCGCCATGAAGTTATGAAGGTTGTAAAGAAATACATCATAGCTAATAATGATCTATACGCTATGCTTCCAGACGGAGTAGTCATATTAAAATCTATAGAAGCGGGCAGCGCTAGCAGCTATGCTGAACAGCTGGAAAAGCAGCTTCGTGCGTCTGGTTGTCCTTATAAATTATCTGCAGGATCTGTTCAAGCTGACTTTAAAGGCCTTCATGTATCGTATCAGCAGGCAAAAGATACGCTTTCGGTTGGTTCAAAGCTTCATCCAGAAGCTGATTTCTACTGCTATTCGGATTATCAAATTCCCGTACTGTTACGTCAACGCGCCGGTTTTCAAGAAAATCATGATCTGTTGCAATACTATGAAAAGCTTAAGGAATATGATAAGAAAAAAGAGCTTATCGAAACGTTAACGATCTACATAGAAGAAAATGGCGAAGGAAGCACGGCAGCTAAAAAGCTTTTTATTCATCGAAATACGCTAAGCTACCGTTTAGATAAAATTCAAGATATTACGGGAAAAGATCCAAGGAAAGTAAAAGACCTTCTTGAACTATATGTAGCCATGCTGCTATCTAAAATTTCATAA
- a CDS encoding NAD(P)/FAD-dependent oxidoreductase: MADKYDCVIIGGGIAGLQAAIQLGRYKRSVLVIDSNDGRSNICKNYQNILGWPEGISGQTLRETGRQQAKSYGIQFAEDRVIQCQKEIEGFNVITKSANYEAATLLFATGVVDRIPSELQQELHHCMGKTVYVCPDCDGYEVNNRRVLVLGSGKAGANLSLTLTYWTSDITYINHDKKEIGPLVHTLMKKGITYKKEAIKKVIAEAGMLKGVILQNNEIVYGERGFLAFGRNKVRTELAHELGVELLENQHIIVNPRTKETNVSNVWAAGDIVAHSEQVTVAMGEGLQAAIWIHKRLLELYEK; the protein is encoded by the coding sequence AGGACTTCAAGCCGCTATTCAGCTTGGAAGATATAAGCGCAGTGTATTGGTTATTGATTCAAACGATGGACGTTCCAATATCTGCAAGAATTATCAAAATATATTGGGATGGCCTGAGGGAATAAGCGGGCAAACTCTAAGAGAAACGGGAAGGCAGCAAGCAAAAAGCTACGGCATTCAATTTGCAGAAGATCGTGTCATACAGTGTCAAAAAGAAATAGAAGGGTTTAACGTCATCACAAAATCTGCTAATTACGAAGCAGCTACTTTATTGTTTGCGACCGGAGTCGTAGACCGGATTCCTTCTGAACTTCAGCAAGAGCTACATCACTGTATGGGAAAAACGGTATATGTATGTCCCGACTGCGATGGGTACGAAGTAAATAATAGAAGGGTATTAGTACTAGGCTCGGGAAAAGCAGGAGCCAATTTATCTCTTACGTTAACATATTGGACCAGCGACATTACATACATTAATCATGACAAAAAAGAGATTGGACCTTTAGTACATACCTTGATGAAAAAGGGAATTACCTATAAAAAAGAGGCAATAAAAAAAGTCATAGCCGAGGCAGGAATGTTAAAAGGAGTAATCCTTCAAAATAATGAAATCGTCTATGGAGAAAGAGGTTTTTTAGCATTCGGAAGAAATAAAGTTCGAACAGAATTAGCGCATGAGCTCGGAGTAGAACTTTTAGAAAATCAGCATATTATCGTAAATCCGCGTACAAAAGAAACAAATGTTTCAAACGTGTGGGCAGCAGGAGATATTGTGGCTCACTCTGAACAAGTTACAGTAGCGATGGGAGAAGGTTTACAAGCAGCTATCTGGATACACAAACGTCTGTTAGAACTATATGAAAAATAA
- a CDS encoding DUF3231 family protein, whose product MSQEIPLSSSEIATLWMTYQQKTMVRRILEYFIAHAEDDRAKEIMQDTHMQVVNYIEDIKKILQNEGAAIPVGYTEKDVNVGVPKLYDKMFDIMFLRLLKEISMGLHTLHLTMSYRKDMISLYKELTAFTQSGYDKCVDYLQEKNVLPRPPAVSVPKTAKFAEGTDYMDGIHLFSSKRVLNTVEVAHIYYAIESNILGMQMITGFAQVANEPEVKKYFVKGKELAKKVVSDYSKILLESDIQTPATWGAKATESKVAPFSDKLMMYCVSLFCSFGLGSNALGTAFSLRGDLPLTLVSTAKDILTYGQDGGKIMAKNGWLEEPPSMEDRNDLIK is encoded by the coding sequence ATGAGTCAAGAAATACCCTTAAGTTCAAGTGAAATTGCTACTCTTTGGATGACCTATCAGCAAAAGACAATGGTCCGAAGAATCTTAGAATATTTTATTGCACACGCAGAAGATGACCGAGCAAAAGAAATTATGCAAGATACGCATATGCAAGTGGTGAACTACATTGAAGATATCAAAAAAATTTTACAGAATGAAGGGGCAGCCATACCGGTAGGATACACAGAAAAAGACGTAAATGTCGGTGTTCCTAAGCTTTATGATAAGATGTTTGATATTATGTTTCTTCGCCTTTTAAAAGAAATTAGCATGGGGCTACATACGCTTCATTTAACCATGTCCTACAGAAAAGACATGATTTCACTATATAAAGAGCTTACCGCTTTCACGCAAAGTGGCTATGACAAATGTGTAGATTATCTTCAGGAAAAAAACGTGCTTCCAAGACCTCCAGCTGTTTCAGTACCTAAAACAGCGAAGTTTGCTGAAGGCACAGATTACATGGATGGAATCCATCTATTTTCGAGTAAACGGGTATTAAATACTGTAGAGGTAGCACATATTTATTACGCTATCGAAAGCAACATTCTTGGCATGCAAATGATTACAGGGTTCGCTCAAGTAGCAAATGAACCTGAAGTGAAGAAGTACTTTGTAAAAGGAAAAGAGCTGGCTAAAAAAGTTGTAAGTGATTATAGCAAGATTCTTTTGGAGAGCGATATTCAGACGCCTGCTACTTGGGGAGCGAAAGCGACAGAATCAAAAGTAGCACCTTTTTCAGATAAACTGATGATGTACTGCGTAAGTTTATTCTGCAGTTTCGGGCTGGGGAGCAACGCTTTAGGCACTGCGTTTAGTTTGCGTGGAGATCTTCCTCTTACACTTGTCAGTACGGCCAAAGACATTTTAACATACGGGCAAGACGGGGGGAAAATCATGGCCAAAAACGGATGGCTTGAGGAACCGCCCAGTATGGAAGACCGAAATGATTTGATTAAATAG
- a CDS encoding alpha/beta fold hydrolase, protein MTAVEKKKYPPIGQLVEVDGRDIHVYTKGKGENTIVLLTGLGTTAPALDFEPLVNELSKDNKVVVVEPFGYGWSDTTNKKRTVENSVSEMREALQKSNIKGPYILMPHSVSGVYSMYYANKYPDEVKAIIGIDPTLPKALDYFKEETPNIPSLMSVLAPSGLARLALLTSPNQYLPLAEEGTYTAKNLKMTKAISSWKGYNKNVIDEAKELNNNINKTLDMSFPSKMPVMIFTRKIDKEAKEGKSNITFYQNQLSHVSSQKLVVLQGHHYLHWTKYREISKYVNDFIDTSINSSTRK, encoded by the coding sequence ATGACGGCAGTAGAAAAGAAAAAGTACCCGCCTATTGGTCAATTAGTAGAGGTTGATGGCAGAGATATTCATGTATATACAAAAGGTAAAGGGGAAAATACGATTGTACTACTAACCGGCCTAGGAACGACTGCGCCTGCACTGGATTTTGAACCTTTAGTAAATGAACTGTCGAAGGATAATAAAGTTGTGGTAGTAGAACCATTTGGATACGGATGGAGTGACACTACGAATAAAAAACGTACGGTAGAAAATAGTGTAAGCGAAATGAGAGAAGCTTTGCAAAAATCGAATATAAAGGGTCCGTATATATTAATGCCGCATTCAGTTTCTGGCGTGTACAGCATGTATTACGCTAATAAATATCCAGATGAAGTAAAAGCAATTATTGGAATAGACCCTACGTTGCCAAAAGCGCTGGATTATTTTAAAGAAGAAACGCCGAATATACCAAGTTTGATGAGTGTTTTAGCGCCAAGTGGACTTGCGCGCTTAGCCCTGCTTACTAGTCCTAATCAGTATCTACCGCTAGCCGAAGAAGGAACGTATACAGCAAAAAATTTAAAAATGACAAAAGCAATCTCCAGCTGGAAAGGCTACAACAAAAACGTCATTGATGAAGCAAAAGAGCTGAACAACAATATAAATAAAACTCTCGATATGTCGTTTCCTTCAAAAATGCCCGTAATGATTTTTACTAGAAAAATAGATAAAGAAGCAAAAGAAGGAAAATCAAATATTACGTTTTACCAAAATCAATTAAGTCACGTATCGTCGCAAAAACTAGTTGTTTTACAAGGTCATCACTATTTACACTGGACGAAGTACAGAGAAATAAGCAAATATGTAAATGATTTTATAGATACATCTATTAATTCAAGTACAAGGAAATAA